Below is a genomic region from Spongiibacter nanhainus.
CACCGGGATTTGGCACGGTGGTAGGGGATTGGCGGACACAAAGGCGGTGTCCGCCGTACGTGGACATCGATGTATATGTCCACCGGGATTTGGCACGGTGGTAGGGGATTGGCGGACACAAAGGCGGAGTCCGACGTACGGGTAGGGTGGACACGGATTTATATGTCCACCGGGGATCTGGCACGGTGGTTGGGATTGGCGGACACAAAGGCGGTGTCCGCCGCACGGGTAGGGTGGACATCGATGTATATGTCCACCGGGGGTGTGGCACGTTGGTTGGGATTGGCGGACACAAAAGCGGTGTCCGCCGTACGGGTAGGGTGGACATCGGTGTATATGTCCACCGGGATGTGGCACGGTGGTTGGGATTGGCGGACACGAAAGCGGTGTCCGCCGTACGGGAGGGTGGGCATCGATGTATATGGCCACCGGGTTGCGGCTCGGTGACTTAATGTCGGCGCTTAATGAGAACACGCTCGGCGCGATATTCACCGGGGGTTTGCCCGCTGTGGCGTTTAAATGCGGAGCAAAATCCGGATGGCGATGCAAAGCCCAGGGTATAGGCCACCGACTTGACGCTGTAGTCGCGATCCAGCAATTCTTTGGCGATCTCCAGGCGTTTTGTAGCGGCATATTCGCCCAGAGAGCAACCGCGACTGGCTCTAAAGCTGCGGCTGAGCTGGCGAACGGAGAGACCACACAGTGCGGCCAGTTCGCTCAAGGTTGGTAAGTGGTTTGCTTCGCGGATATGTTCATCAATGAGCCGCAGGCGCCAGGGGGAGAGTCCTTTGGCGGTGTCTCGCTGGGATACCGATTGGTGAAAGCGCAATAGTTCCACCGACAGTTGCGTGGCGATGCCGTCTACTAACAGGTCGCTGGCCAGGCCGGGTTGCTGAATTTCGCGCTTGAGTTGGCCCAGTAGGTGGAGGACGTTGCTGCTATTGATATCCAGGCCGGCGGCCAAATGGGTTTCGTCGCAAAACTCTTCATCGAGCCACTCGGCTATCAGGGTTGGGTCAAGCTGACACAGCAGGGAATGCTGCTCGCCGGTTGAATCGCTTCGAGCCAGCAGTGACTCGCCGGGTGGCACCATAAACACGGCGCCGAGCCGTTCAAAGCGGGAGCGCGTCCAGCGTTCAGGGTAACTGCCACGGGCATTGCGGGGGCGGGGGGTTAAACACAAATCAAGACGCAGCCGCCGATCTTCCACAAAGGTATTGTCCGGGGGCTCCCGAAACACAAATTTAACCTGTTGGGCGGATAGCGCCGGGCGCTCGATCTGAGCGACGACGAGCATTTCACTGGATGCTGTGGCAGACACGCTTGGCCTCCCATTACTGGTGCGGATAGCTGGATTCACTGCGGCGCAGTGGCCGTGAGAGTGGGCTCCGCAATAACTGTTATTGTGGTGTTAGTTTTTCACTATTCAACAGTGTTGTCAAAATAGCTGGGGGTGGCGATAGGCAAAAGCGGCGGGCATAAAAAAAGGCAAGCCAATGCGGCTTGCCTTTCGGGAAACGCTCGAAGCTAGTATTTATACAGCAACGATGTTCTCGGCTTGAGGACCTTTTTGGCCTTGAGTTACGGTGAACTCAACTTGCTGACCTTCGGCCAGAGTTTTGAAGCCGGAGCCGGAGATGGCGCTGAAGTGGGCAAACACGTCGGGGCCGCCTTGCTGCTCCAGGAAGCCAAAGCCTTTAGTTTCGTTGAACCACTTAACAGTACCAGTTACACGGTTAGACATATCGATATATCCTGTAGATAAAAAATTATAACTGTCCTGTCTGATCCGGGCGTGGCCTCGGTCAGGACAAGACTAAAGATAGCGGGAAACATAAACTGAAATTTAGAAACTACAGGACGAAGAACGTTGCGGTACTACGTGATGGAGATTTTAAAAACGAGTTTTACTTTCTAGCTTCGCGCAAGTTATAGCGCTGGCCAGCTAAAGTCAATCAGTTTTTTCACTATATTTTAAAGCCGCCGGGCTGGATACAGACGGGCTCGGTCATTGGCCAGTCGGCATGCTCAGCCCAGGGGGTTAACCCTCGGGCCTGACCTGATAGCGGCTGAGGTAGCGCTCAAAGGTGCTCCGTAAGGAGGATTCATCTAGGCCAAATTCCGCCAGCTTGTAGTCGTGCTTGCCGAACTTGTTCTGGGGGTTATCGTCCAGCCAGCCCTGCATGCCCTGGCGGGCGGCGTCGTCAAAATCGTCACCGAGCTGTTGGTAGAGCTTTTCCATAGTGGCGATGGGTTGCTCCATCAAGTCGGCGTAGTGGACGTCGATCACCCGGTCTTCGCCGGCGCGATCGCGAAAATCCATAATCCGCTCGGCGTGGAGCTGGGCCTGGTAAACACAGTTCTCGGCAATCCAGTCTTTATCCACACCGCCGGTAAAGCCCATGTGAGCCAGGGATATCAGGCTGCAGAATGAGCCGGTGGCAGTGAGGGGATCGCGGTGGGTCCAGATCAAACGGGCGTCGGGGTAGACCTCCAGCAGGGTATCCAACCACAGGGCGTGGGAGGGCATCTTCAGGTTCCACACCCCGGGGGCGTCGGCCTGGAGCAATTGCAGGAACTTCCTGTGGTACTGATAGGCGGTGGACATATCGGCGTCATTGAGCAACCAGTCCCGGTAGTTGGGCAATTTGCCCCGGGACTCCAGCATCAAGGTTTTAAAGTCGTGGGCCATAAAGTAGACGCACTCATTGGGGTAGATCGCCGAGCTGCGGTAGTACTTGCCCATCTCCGGCGCGGCGGCCAATAGCTCTTTTTCGATCTTGAGGCGCTCCACCGCCCGGGGGTCGGTAAATAAGGTGTCGCTGGTGGGGGGCGGCACGGGATCCTCGATTTCCCAGGTGAGGGGGGAGCGTCGCTGTGGGTCGGCGGCCAGCAAATTGCTGAGTAGGGTGGTGCCGGTGCGGGGGACGCCAAAGACGAACACCGGGCGCTCTATTTTGCGCTCCAGTAGCTCAGGGCGTTGGCGCAGGTAATCGCTGACTTTAAGGCGGTTGCCCAGGTATTGAAGAATCGACTCTTCGAAGCGGGTGGCGCCACGCTCGGGCATTTCCAGTTGGTTGGCGTCGCGCAACAAGATCGACAGCCCCTCTTCAAAGCTGTGGCTGTCGAACTGGCTGAGCCCAGTGGCTTGCTGGGCCTTTTCAATAAGCTGATCGGCGTTGAAATCGGTCATTGGGCTGTCCTTGTTATTTGCTAGTCATCATCTTAGGTGAGGCCAGGACGGCGGGACAATCGTCACTGGTTTCGCGGATGGGACGTTATGTCTCGATTAGGACATTAGGACCCGCGACGTGTCCGGATTGAGCAACTATGGCCGGGTGGCCGTATCACTCTTCCTTGAGGGGGCAGAGCGGCTGGCACAGACTTAAGGCAACTCTATCGATCCAATAGCAATAACACGCGGAGAAAGCTATGAGCGCATTATTTGACCTCTCTGGAAAGGTCGCACTGGTGACCGGTGGCAACGGCGGCCTGGGGCTGGGCTTTGCCCGGGGTATCGCCAAACAGGGCGGTGCGGTGGAAATTTGGGGCCGCTCTGAAGAGAAAAATGCCAAGGCCAAGGCAGAGCTGGAGGAATACGGCGTAAAGGTCACGGCCAGGCAGGTGGATGTCTCCTCTGAGGAGCAGGTCGTGGCCGGGTTTAAGGCACTGATCAGTGATCACGGTCGCCTAGATGCGGTGTTTGCCAACTCCGGTGTTCCCGCACCCACTCGCTCTCTGTTGGAGACCACGTCCGAGCAGTGGCACAGCCTGCTGGACATCAATATGCACGGCGCGTTTTATACCCTGCGGGAGGGCGCTCGACTGATGGTAGAGCGGGCGGAAAACGGCGAGCCCGGCGGCTCACTGGTATTCTGCGGCAGCTTATCGATGTTTCAGGGTATTCCCGGCAAGGCGCAATATGCCGCGGCCAAGGCCGGCATCGGTGCCGCCATTCGTTGTATGGCGGTGGAGTTTGGCAGGCACGGCATTCGTGCCAACTCCATTGCGCCCGGCTATATCAAAACTGAGATGACCGGCAGCGACGCGGAGTGGTCGGATATCGACAAGTTCTTTGCCTCCCGCACGCCGGTGCCCCGGCCCGGCTATACCTCAGACTTTGAAGGGATTGCCGCTTACCTGGCCAGCGATGCCTCATCGTTCCATACCGGCGACACTCTGGTTATCGATGGCGCCGCGCTGATTACGCTGTGAGGAGGGGACCATGCGGATACTGAATATTCACGATATAGACGACGTCCGTCTCGATACCTATACCCCTGCCGAGCCCGGCGACAACGATGTGGTGATTGGCGTTAAAGCCTGTGGCATCTGCGGCAGTGACCTCAGCTATATCAAAATTGGCGGCATCATGCGTCAGCCCGGCGGAGTGACCCCCATTGGCCACGAGGCGGCGGGGGAGGTCCTCCACGTTGGCAAGGCGGTAGAGGATGTCCGGGTTGGTCAGCGGGTGGTGGTGAACCCCATGCAGACACCCAGCTATATCGGCAGTGGTGGCCCTGAAGGCGCCTTTACCGAGCAGTTGCTGGTTCGCGATGCCCGTCTCGGTGCCAGCCTGCTGCCGATCCCCGATGATCTGCCCTACGACATTGCCGCGCTGACTGAGCCGCTGGCGGTGGCCCTGCACGGTGTTAACCGCGCCCAGGCCAAAGCCGGTGACAATGTGGTGGTGTTTGGCTGCGGCCCGATCGGTTTGGGGATGGTGATGTGGCTGGTGGATCGCGGCGCCAACGTGGTGGCCCTGGATCTGTCACCCCAGCGCCGGGAGCGCGCCTTGCAGGTGGGTGCCCAGGCGGCATTTGACCCCACCCAGGTCGATCTCAAAGCCGAGCTGATCAAACTGCACGGCAGCACCCGGGTGTTTAGTCGCGAGGCAGTGGGGACCGACGCGTTTATCGACGCCGCCGGCGCGCCCAATATCCTTAACGATGTCATCGCCATGGCCAAGTATCAGTCGCGAATGGTGGTGACCGCCGCCTACATGAAGCCGGTTGAAATCAACCTCGGTGCCATGCTGACTACAGAAATGTCCATTACTACCGCGGTGGGTTACCCGGATGAGATGCCGGAGGTGATCGCCGCTATGCCCCGTTTGCGGGACACCCTGCAAGGCATGATCAGCCATCACTTTCCCCTGGATGAGGTGATTCACGCGCTGGAGGTGGCGGCCAGCCCCGAGTCTGCCAAGGTGATGATCAATATCGACGGGGAGTCGTAAAATGGGTGACGCTAAAAAGCCGCAGTTGGCCAGCCTGGTTCAGGCCGGTGCCCAACAGACCGAGGCCGAGCCGATCACTGAGCGGATCTTTATGGCCAAGGATATATCCAATGCCTACCTGGTTAAGACCGATGGTGGCGACGTGTTGGTCAACGCCGGCTTTATGGGCAGTGCCCAAAGTATAAAGACACTGTTTGAGCCCCATCGCAGCGGCCCTCTGCAGGCGATTTTTTTGACCCAGGCCCATGCCGACCACTTTGGCGGTGTGCCGGTGCTCAAGGAGTCTGATACTAAAATTGTGGCGCAACGAGGCTTTGTCGACACCGCGCAGTTTTTCCACCGCTTGATGCCCTACCTGGGGCGCCGTTCCGGCAAATTGTGGGGGGGCACGATTCAGGGCCGCCGCGACCCGGTGCCGGAGGTCGCACCGGACATCGCCGTGGACGATCATCTCGCCCTGGAATTTGGTGGCACACGCTTTGACGTGATTGCCACGCCGGGGGGCGAGTCTCCGGATGCCGTGGCGGTATGGATGCCCGCCGAGAAAACCCTGTTTACCGGCAATCTGTTTGGCCCGGTCTTTATGTCGGTGCCCAATCTCAATACGGTGCGGGGCGACAAGCCCCGCTCTGTGGAGCGCTTTTTGTCGTCGTTGAATCGGGTGCGAACCTTGGGAGCCGAGTTGCTGATTACCGGTCACGGTGAGCCCATTCGCGGCGGCGACCACATTCAGGCGCAGCTGGATAAGCTCTACGATGCGGTGGCCTATATTCGCGACGAGACCATTGCCGGCATGAATGCGGGCAAAGACCTCTACCAGCTGATGGCGGAGGTCACATTGCCGGCGCACCTGTCGCTGCTGCAGGCCCATGGCAAAGTGAGCTGGGCGGTGAGGTCCATTTGGCACGAGTATTCCGGGTGGTTTCTCTACGACAGCACGGCGTCGCTGTATCCCGTGCCGCCCAGCGCGGTCTACCAGGATATTGCCGACCTGGCCGGTGGTGCGGATGCGCTGGCAACCCGGGCCCAGGGCCATGTTGAGGCGCGTCGAGCGGTGCAGGCGATTCAGCTTTTGGACATCGCCCTCACGGCGGCGCCGGCCCATCGCCACAGCCTGGATGTAAAGCGCCAGGCACTGCAGCAATTGCTGGACGCTGCGGCAGCAGCTGATAACCTCAGTGAGATTATGTGGCTGCGCTCGGAATTAAAGGCAGTGGACGATACTCTCAATCCAAGTGGCTATTCTTACAAAAAGCCCTACAACAAGCCCGACAACAATTCCGGTAACAAGCCCGGCAACGACTGACGCAATCTACTGCGTCTTGGCTTCCAGATCTCGCACGGCACTGCTCATTGCCTTGCAGCCGGTGGCCAGCACCAGCGCCCCCAGTGGACAGCACGCGGCGATCACTGTAGCCATGCCGGCACCAATTGAGCCCTCACCAAAGACCAGATCGGAGACAGCGGCGATTAACAGTGGACCTGAGCCCATACCAATCAGCCCTGCCGTGCCGGCAAAAAAAGCGATACCGGTGCCGCGCAGCTCATTGGGCGTGGCCAGATTCAGGGAGGCGCTGTAACAGGCGGGCAGGGCGGCCATCAGAGCCAAAAAGATGCCCAGCAAGCCCAGAAAAATCCAGGGTGAGGTGGCCATCATGGCGGCGATACCCACCGGTGTGGCCACGACCATACAGCCGGCAAACCAGCGGAACTGGCCATCCCGGTAGCCGCGGCGATACATGCGATCCACCATAAAGCCACACAGCATTTTGCCGCTGATGGCGGAGACCACCACCACCGAGCCCAACCACAGGCCAATTTCGCCGGGGCTCCAGCCAAAGGTCCGGGCCATATGGGCGGGGTACCAAATGGCGCTGCCGCTCATCACCATGGAACCCAGGGCAAAGCCCACGTAGTGGTGGGCAAAGAAGCGTTTCTGCGTGCCGATAAAAGCCAGCAGTTTGCGATAGCTATTGAGTACGCCCCGCCATGGGCTGTCGGTGTTGAGCCCGTCCCGCACATTGCGGCGTACCGGCTCGGGAAAGCTAAATACAATAAAAGCCAGCAACATGCCGGGTATACCGATCACAAAGAATACCGCCTGCCAGGAGCGAATCTCACCGATGATAGGGAGCATGTAGCTGGGCGTCTGTGCCACCAGATCGACAATCATGCCGCCAAAGAAATAGGCGGTGCCGGAGCCAATAGTGGCGCCAATAGTAAACACCGCCATGGCGGTGGTCAGGCGATCCTTGGGAAACAAATCGGTGAGGATGGAGGTGGCGGAAGGGTTGAGGCCGGCCTCACCCGCGCCTACACCCACCCGGGCAAACAGCAGCTGCCAGTAGTGCACGGCGGCGCCACAGGCCGCGGTGGCGGCGGACCAGATGGCGACACTGCCAAAGATAATCCAGCGTCGGCTGTAGCGATCGGCCAGCGCGCCGGCGGCCAGGCCAAACAGAGAGTAAGTGATCGCGAAGGCCATCCCGTGGAGCAGGCTGAACTGAAAATCAGTGATGTTCATGTCCCGCTTGATGGGTTCTACCAGCAGCGAAATGATGAAGCGATCCAGAATCGACAGCCAGTACAAAAAAGCCATGGCGATGGTCGCATACCAGGCCACCATCGGTTTGGGGTAGGGCTGACTGGCTGCGCTGCCGGCAACGCCGGCGCTGGCGGATTCTTGCATCTTTGATGACCCTGTTATTAGAACTATTCGTTGTCTGGGGTAGTGGTCGGCACGGACCGACCGCTATCGACGCCTCGCCGGGCGACGCCTCGCCGGGCTATTATGGATTGCTGTTTGCAACTAAACAACACTGTCGAATAATATCTCTGTAGGCGTTATACTACAAAAAAAATGACTGAGGATCGCGGCCGATCCCCGGTGAGATAAATAACGACTGCACCGTATGGCTGGTTAGAGCCGGGCAAATAGGCCCCGGACGGACGCTGAGGTGTAATAGAGATAAGGAGCCAACCATGTCTGAAGCTTATATCCTGGATGCCGTGCGTACACCTCGCGGTATTGGTAAACCCGGGAAGGGCGCCCTCACCCACATGCATCCCCAACACCTGGCGGCCGCCGTGCTCAAAGCTCTGCAGGAGCGCAACAACATCGATGCTGCGGATATTGATGACGTGATCTGGGGCACCAGCGCCCAGAAGGGCAAACAGGGCGGGGACCTGGCGCGAATGGCTGCCTTGGATGCGGATTTTCCCATCCAGGTCAGTGGCGTCACCATGGATCGCTTCTGTGGCAGCGGTCTGACCGCCGTTGGCATGGCCGCCGGCCAGCTCAAGGCCGGCTTTGAAGACCTGTTGATTGCCGGTGGCACCGAAATGATGTCGCTGATTACCACCATCAGCCAGCAGGAGCGGGAGGCGGGCCTAAAACCGCTAATGATGGGCACCGGTAACGAGCGCCTGCACGAAAAGCACCCCCAGTCCAACCAAGGGGTATGCGCCGATGCCATTGCCTCCCTGGAAGGCATTACCCGGGAAGATGTTGATGCCCTGGCTCTGGAAAGCCAGCGCCGGGCCGCCAACGCCATTGAAAAGGGCTACTTCGACCGCGCCCTGGTGCCGGTCTACGACGCCAGTGGCAAGCTGGTGCTGGATAAGGACGAGTATCCTCGCCCCAACACCACCGCCGCCGACCTGGCCGCGCTGGAGCCCAGCTTTGGCAAGCTGGCGGATTTCCCTATTAACGCCGCTGGCGAGACCTTTCGCTCGCTGATCAATCGCCGCTACCCGGATCTCAAGATCGAACACATTCACCACGCCGGCAATTCCTCCGGTGTGGTGGACGGCGCCGCCGGCCTGTTGATGGCCTCACCGGCCTATGCCGACAAACACGGGCTTAAGCCCCGGGCCAAGGTGATCGCCAGTGCCAATATTGGCGACGACCCAACCCTAATGCTCAACGCCCCGGTCCCCGCCGCAAAGAAAGTGCTCGCCAAAGCGGGCCTGTCCATTGACGACATTGACCTGTGGGAAGTGAACGAGGCCTTTGCGGTGGTGGTGGAGAAGTTTATCCGCGACCTCAATATCGACCGGGACAAAATCAATGTTAACGGTGGCGCCATCGCACTGGGCCACCCCATTGGTGCCACGGGTGCTGTTTTGATCGGCACCGTATTGGATGAACTCGAGCGCCGGGATTTGCGGCGCGGCCTGATCACCATGTGCGCTGCCGGCGGCATGGCTCCGGCCATTATTATCGAGCGGGTGTAGCCCCAGCCGTATCACAGGAGAATAGCTTTGGAAGCAGCCACCAATAAGCGGCGTGCCACCAGGACCACCCGCGACCCACAGAAAACCCGTGAAGCTATTATGGAAGTGGCTGGCAAGTTGTTGGCTAAAGACGGCCCGGAAGGGCTGAGCGTGTCCCAGGTCGCACAGCTGGTGGGGGTAAACCGTGGCACTGCCTACCATCACTTTCCCACCCGGGAGCAATTGCTGGACGAGACCAAGGCCTGGGTCAGCGACAAGCTGCGTCAGCAGGTTTTTGGCGACGCTACCGGCGACAACGAGCTGGAAGAGCGGCGGGAGCCACGGCAGATAATCGAGCGGCTAGCCAATTTTGCCATGGACAATCCCGAGTTTGGCCGGGTGTGGCTCTATGAAGTGCTGCGCACCGGCCAGCCAGCTGACGACCCTTTTTGGCGTATCTACAAACAGCACATCGATAAATTTGTGGGGTCGGATTATTCCCAACCGGGGATCGATGCCGACGTCCACGCCATTACATTATTGGTCACCGTGTTTATGTGGCCGGTGTGGGCCCGCAATATGGTGAACAGTGCCGCAGGCCGCAAGCGCATGGCCCAGCGTTTTACCGACGAAATGCTGCGTATGAGTTTGTACGGCAGTCTTAACAAAGACAAGTTTCCCGATTTGGACAAACTTAAGGACTTGCAAGGCGACGCCAGCGATCCCCAGCCTGAATAACATAAAGTACGAGTAGGTAGTGCAATGAGCAATAAAACCCAGCAGAGCATGCCCTGGCCTGAAGAGGATTTTTCCCGCTACGGCGAGGTAGAAGAAAAGAAACTGGGCAATGTCCAGCAGTATGTGGGCAAGGTCATGCATCGCAACTGGACCTCGATTCCCCATGTCACCCACAACGATGACGCTGACATTACCGACTTTGAACAGCGTCGCAAGGCTTACAACGCCGCAAACCCGGATAAGAAAAAGACCCTGTTGCCGGTATTGATGAAGGCCTCAGTGGCGATGCTGAAGGAATTTCCCCAGTTCAATGTGTCCCTCAGCGCTGACGGCGCGACTATGTTTCAGAAGCACTACTACCATATTGGCTTTGCGGTGGATGTACCGGGCGGCCTGTTGGTACCGGTGGTGAAAGACTGCGACAAGAAAAGCGTTGACGACATCGCCGAGGAAATTGTCGCCCTATCAGAGAAGGCGCGGGGCAAAGGCCTGCCTATGAACGATATGTCCGGCGGCTGCTTTACCCTGTCGTCTCTGGGGCATATCGGCGGCACCAGCTTCTCCCCGATTATTAATGCGCCGGAAGTGGCCATTATGGGGATTACCCGGGCTGCCAGCCGGTTTGTGCCGGATGCCGAGGGCAAGCCAGTGCTGCGCCAGTTTCTGCCGCTGTCACTGAGTTACGACCACCGGGTGATTAACGGCGCCGATGCGGCGCGCTTTACCCGGGCGATGGCGGATTGGCTGCAAGCCTACACTTTCTAAGTGCGCTGCCGCTGGAGCGGCGCGCCTTTACGATTGCCCCGATGTGATTCGTCCGTAGGCGGGGCGCCCCGAAAACCGGCCAAGCGCGCCGGTTTTTTTGTGCGCGGTCTATTTCGGGAGTGCGGAGCAGGGCTACCGATTTGCATTGTGGCTTGGGGGCTCATTATTATTGCGGTGTTGTCGACCTAGGGCGCTCAAAGGTGGGGAGCTGGTGGACAACAGATATCAGGCAACACGGGACTACCGTATTGAAAAAACTAGCGCGGCACGTTGTGCAGCTGAGCATTGCGTGGCTTCTTATCGCTATGGGCGTCGTGTTTTTACTGTCGCCAATCCCTGTGGGTAACTTTTTTTTCGCTGCGGGCCTGTCGGTATTGATCTATACCAGTGATAGGGTCGCGTCCAGGATTTGCGCCTTTCGTGAGCGCCATCGGGGACTAAACCGGCAGCTGCACTGGGTAGAAGAGAAGCTGGGTGACCGGGTGAAGTTTGTCAGTGCGGCGATGGCGAAAACCCGCCCAGTGCCCGAGTAGTTACCAGCCTTAGGCCGGCACCGCTTCCTTCTCGCCCTCAGAATCAAGGTAGCTGACACCCGTCATCTGCTCTGAAACTTCCCACAGTTTTCTTCCCAGCTCGGGGTCCTTTGCTGCGGGGTTTAATTTGGCCGGTGCGGGTTTGCCGCCAATTTCCAGGAAGCCTCCCGGTCCGTAGTAGTCGCCTCCCTTAACATCGTCAGACAGGGCTGCCAGGAGAGTGGCTCTGGCGGCATCGTCTGGGGTGGGGATAAGGGGTTCGACCTTGGACTGTATCCACAGTGACAGCTTGGATTTTTCTTTGTAACTATCGTTTTTCTTGGTGATCTCGGTGGCGGCAAAACCGGGGTGGGCGCCCAGTACCAGTATATTGCTGCCCTGCAAGCGGCGGTTCAGTTCGCAGGTAAAGGTCATGAGTGCAATTTTGCTGCGGGCATAACTCTTCATGGGCTTGTAGGTATCCCGCTCCCAGTTCATATCGTCCAGGGCGAGCTTGCCAAAGCGGTGAGCCAGGCTGCCGACATTGACGATCCGGCACTGCTCGTCTTTGTTGAAGTAGGGCAGCAGGCGGCCGATCAAGGCAAAGTTACCCAGGTAGTTGGTGGCCATCTGCATCTCGTGACCAGCCGCATTGCGGGCCAGAGGGACGTCGGTGATGCCGGCATTGTTAATTAGCAACTCCAGTTGGCCGACTTGTTCGGCAAACAGCTTGGCAAAATTCTCCACCGAGCCCAGGTCGGACAGATCCAGGGGCAGCACCTGCAAATTGGCATTGGGGTGTGCTTGCAGCAAGGCCGTGCGCGCCGCTGCGGCTTTGGCCTCGTTGCGACAGGCCATAATGACCCGGTAGCCTTCGCGGATCAGACCGGTGGTAATGGCGTAGCCCAGCCCGGCATTGGCGCCGGTAACAACAGCGGTTTTCATGACGTTTGCTATCCCCAATCTGCTTGTTATTTTGCGTTGCTTGTATCAGATGAAAAAAGCCGCGACGGGGCCGCGGCAAGTACACACTCTGATGGACAGGAGTGCTTGTGATCAGGCCTCGGCCAGGTGTTTGCGTACCTCGCGGCGAAGCAATTTACCCATTTCGTTGTAGGGCAGTTCGTCCAGAAAAATGATCTTCTCCGGCACCCGGGAAGAGCGCAGCCGCTCTTTCACCAAGGCTTTTAATTCCGCTTCACCGGGTTGTGCCTGCCCGGGGTGAAGCGCAATGGCGACACCGACCGCTTCACCCCATTCCACCGAGGGAATGCCCACGGCGGCAGAGTCGGCAATGGCCGGGTGGGTGGCCAGTACGTCTTCGATTTCGCCGGGGGAGATGTTCTCGCCACCGCGGACAATGACGTCATCGGCGCGACCGGAGAGAAACAGATAGCCCTCGTCGTCGAGATAGCCTGCGTCCCGGGTCGGGAACCAGCCGTCGGCGTCCAGTGCTGATTT
It encodes:
- a CDS encoding TetR/AcrR family transcriptional regulator, whose translation is MEAATNKRRATRTTRDPQKTREAIMEVAGKLLAKDGPEGLSVSQVAQLVGVNRGTAYHHFPTREQLLDETKAWVSDKLRQQVFGDATGDNELEERREPRQIIERLANFAMDNPEFGRVWLYEVLRTGQPADDPFWRIYKQHIDKFVGSDYSQPGIDADVHAITLLVTVFMWPVWARNMVNSAAGRKRMAQRFTDEMLRMSLYGSLNKDKFPDLDKLKDLQGDASDPQPE
- a CDS encoding 2-oxo acid dehydrogenase subunit E2, which produces MSNKTQQSMPWPEEDFSRYGEVEEKKLGNVQQYVGKVMHRNWTSIPHVTHNDDADITDFEQRRKAYNAANPDKKKTLLPVLMKASVAMLKEFPQFNVSLSADGATMFQKHYYHIGFAVDVPGGLLVPVVKDCDKKSVDDIAEEIVALSEKARGKGLPMNDMSGGCFTLSSLGHIGGTSFSPIINAPEVAIMGITRAASRFVPDAEGKPVLRQFLPLSLSYDHRVINGADAARFTRAMADWLQAYTF
- a CDS encoding SDR family NAD(P)-dependent oxidoreductase, with amino-acid sequence MKTAVVTGANAGLGYAITTGLIREGYRVIMACRNEAKAAAARTALLQAHPNANLQVLPLDLSDLGSVENFAKLFAEQVGQLELLINNAGITDVPLARNAAGHEMQMATNYLGNFALIGRLLPYFNKDEQCRIVNVGSLAHRFGKLALDDMNWERDTYKPMKSYARSKIALMTFTCELNRRLQGSNILVLGAHPGFAATEITKKNDSYKEKSKLSLWIQSKVEPLIPTPDDAARATLLAALSDDVKGGDYYGPGGFLEIGGKPAPAKLNPAAKDPELGRKLWEVSEQMTGVSYLDSEGEKEAVPA